The genome window ATTGCCCTGTCAAGCTCGCCATTTACTGCGTAAAACAGAACGATCTCCGTTTCGTTTTGGGAATCTCGTACTAAACTCTGATCGTTACGCCTCTGATGTGCAGGGACCTTGCTTCATCTGCCTTGGTCACTGCGGCGGATCAGCTTCCGTAAAGAGCAGGAATCCTAACGGAGCGTTATGCATCTGAGCCAAAAGATCTCACTAATGCAACCTTATTCGGCCGAATCCACATGCTAAAGACGCCCAGGGTTTGACGCCACCAAGAGTCGAGCTGCCGTATACACTTGATTGTCGTAGACGTTCTTGTTCCGAAACCAGAAGCGGAAATTTAGTCAATATCCTGTGCTGTTAAGATTCTCCGTCATTTCCAATTGCACTTTTCTCTGCAGGTTACAAATACTTAAGGAGATCGCCATGACGCAGCCTTGACGGCATGCTTGGTTCCGTGGTCAGACGTTCTATGCCCAAAGCGTCCCATAATGTCTTCTTCCTATTCTTTCAGCTCCCTTGAGAGCCTCTCCCTGGCGGATAGAGTGTTATTCAACCGATTCAGCAAGGGACCTGAGTGTCCTATTCCGTATAATGTTGCTCATCACGCTTTTGAGGCAGTTGCGCTGGCGCACCCTGACCTCGTTGCCGTTCGACATTATGACGGGAGCACTATCACATACCGAGAGCTCAACCGAAGGGCAAATATGTTGGCGAACGAGCTGATACATACATTTGGCTTGAGGGTTGGCGATCGTGTTGTGTTGGTGTACTCGCGTTGCATTGAGATGgttgtcttcatcctcgccgTCCTCAAAGCCGGTGGACAGTACGTGCCATTGGATGGTGGCATCGTCACCGACGACACATTAGGCTTTGACATTGCCGATTCTGACGCACCCGTTGTTCTCTGTCTTCCCAAATTCTTTGACAAAGTTATTCGCAGCATTCCAGATGATCGACGAAACATTGTCAATGTTCTCGATTTGGACAGCCGCTCGGATCTCTGGCGAAGAGGCAACCCTTCACACCCGATGGTGGAGGTTGGTCCAGATGATGGTGCATATGTCATCTACACTTCAGGTACGACAGGCCGACCTAAGGGTGTGGACGTGAGACATCGAGGTGTTACCAATACCCTTTTGGCAGAACCATCCAAGTTGGGCATTAGACCTGGCAGGAACGTGGCACAGCAGCTGAATGTTGCATTCGATATGTGTAAGTGAGATCTGACTGGGACCAATCGACTTGACTAACCATTCTTGTCAACAGGTGCCTGGGAGATCTTGGGTACAATGATGAACGGCGGTACTCTTCACATCAGAGGCAGCGGTCTCGAGCCCTGGACCGAGTGTCTCCAGCGATGCGACACCATCATCGCTACACCATCGGTCGTTCAAAAATACATGCCACGAATCGAAGACTTCCCCAACGTCGATACAATCGCCGTCGGTGGCGAGCCTTGCCCTTTGGCGCTCGCCGAGAAATGGGCTCCCCATGTCAACTTCTGGAACGTGTGCGGACCGACCGAGATCAGCATGCTCAACACAGCGCATCTTCACCAACCAGGCATTCCTCTGTCAATTGGGAAGCCTAACCCCAACACGAATGTCTACATCTTGGATGATAATGAGAACCCTGTTCCAATTGGGCAGCCTGGTGTTATGTGGGCTGGAGGCCCAGGTGTCTCTCGAGGCTACATCAATCTACCCGAGCTAACAGCGACTCGATACAAGCTGGACAAGTTCACCAACGATGGGTAAGTTCTTGATAACAACAAGACAACTGAGTAACACTAACATAAATAGCAACATGATGTTCAACACCGGCGATTTGGCCCAATGGCTCGAAGACGGTAGCCTCCTCCCCCTCGGCCGAAAAGACGACCAAGTCAAGATCCAAGGCTTCCGCGTCGAGCTCGACGGCGTATCCCGCTCCATCGAATCCAACCCCGGCGTCATAAAAGGCTGCGCCCTAAAGATCGACAACGCTCTGTGGGGCTTCTACTCATCCCACGTCCCAATCGCTGAAACGGAGCTGAAACAAACCGTTGGGAAGACCCAGCCCTTCTACGCTGTCCCCACAATCTGGAAACATCTTCCCGTTCTGGAACTCACGCCGAATGGAAAGATTGACAAGAGAGCGTTGTACAAGATCGCTGAAGGTAGTGATAATGTGCAGCAGGCGGTTGTGAAAGTTAGACCGGAGACAGTATGGCCGTCGCATGAGCGCTTGCTGTCGATTGGCAGTTCCAGTGATGGAACGCTCTTCGAGGGTGAGAAGAATGGTATCATGAGGGATCTGGAGAAGGACCCCAAGGGCGTTATTGAGGACCATGAAGAGGTCGAGACTGAAGAGTATGCACTTCCTGATAAGAACGGCTTCCATGGATGGCGCTGGCTCCGTCATACTGCATTCTCAGCATATCGCAAGCTCTTCGGCCTCATCTTCCTGTCCAATCTCACTGTCCTCATTTTCCTTCTCTGGGAGAGCCGCAACAACAACTTCTTCCCATCTCCTTCCAAGGTTGCGACAGCTGTTGCATCAAATCTTCTCTGCGCCGTCCTCGTACGTCAAGACTACGTCGTCAATGCGATATTCTTTGTCTGTTCCCGAGTCCCCACGTCATTCCCTCTGTCTATCCGAAGGCACTTTGCCCGTGTCTATCACAACGGCGGTGTCCACTCTGGCTGCGCTGTCTCTGCTACTGCATGGTGGTTCATGTACACCATCTCGACCAGCCGGGACTTCCTACTCGAGACATATCAGCCTCCCATCAAGTGCGTTGTTCTCGCCTTGACTTatgtcattcttcttctgctctgtTTCATCCTTGCCATGGCGTACCCCAGTGTCCGGATGAAGATGCACGATCAGTTTGAGTGGGCACATCGTTTTGTCGGCTGGTTTTCTGTTGCTCTTGTTTGGGCTCATGTCATtacatcaacagcagcaacggCAACTGAGCCCTTGGGGGACGCATTGGCCAAGAACCCAACAATCTACCTCCTGTCGCTCATCACTCTTAGCATCGCCCTGCCTTGGGCCAGACTCCGTCGTGTCAATGTCAGGCCCGAACCTCTCTCCAACCATGCCGTGCGCCTTCACTTCGACTTTTGCACACCTGGTCCTTGTACTTCCCGAGGCGTTCGCATCACTGATCGGCCCATGATTGAGTGGCATGCTTTCGCAGCCATTCCTGAACCTAGCGGTAAAGGCTTCTCAATCATTGTATCAAAAGCAGGTGACTGGACCAAGCGGATCATCGAGAAGCCTCCGACATCCATCTGGACTCGAGGTACCCCAGCATCTGGTGTTCTTGCTGTCGCTCCGCTGTTCAAGAAGGTCGTTCTGGTGGCAACAGGATCAGGCATCGGACCCTGTATGCCTGTCATCATGGAGAGGCGCGTTCCGTGCCACGTAGTCTGGTCTACCAAGAACCCTCTCTCAACGTATGGACAAGAGATTCTCGATACTATTCTTGCCATGGACTCTGAGGCCATCATCTGGGATACAGATAAGAAGGGTCGACCAGATATGGTCAAGTTGGCATATCAAGCCTACAAGGAGAGTGGCGCCGAATGTGTGTGCATTATTTCCAACAGGTCGACGACGGCCAAAGTGGTTTATCAGCTGGAGAGTCGCGGTATTCCGGCGTACGGTCCAATTTTGGATTCTTAAAAATTTGGTGGGCGGGACTTGTAAGCGTTCTTTGCGTGTGAGCCAGCACCAGGTTTTGCTTTCAAGCAAGTTCTTCTTTTGTCTATATAGGTGTAAGTAAtgaagttaattaaatattgaGACCATGAAAGTCTCTTGTGTGAACGTGTTCGCTCCATATTACGACATTGAATGGTTACCGGAGACCACGGGCTATCAGACAGCCTGGACGGGGGACCGCAAGTACGGATAGATGCCGTGCTGCAGTAAAAGAAACAATGAGATAAGATAGCTCAAATATCAAATGTTCAGAGCTTGCTCATGCGACTCGCAGACATCGTCAAGAATCGGCTTATCGTTCTTCATTCGTACCGTGGGCAGCTAccaataaagttattaattacctaAGTTATGATAAAAgcatattattatatttttaatttggAGGCTTATCTGTGTTCAGGGTATACATATCCCAATTGCCTTTTGAAAAATAAAGTCAATTGgggctttttctttttagaTATTGGCTGGATTTGTTTCGTTGAGCCGTCATAAGCTTTAAGTACCAATCTTTCAATTTCATATCAAGAGTCATTTCGCACCGAGTTCCCCAAAGAAAGGCTATACCGCATATTGTACCGGCCGATAAGACCTCCCAAAAACAGACAAAACAAATCAGCAGGATGCGTGGCCCGATCTCGATTCTCCCTGCATTTTCATGACCGTCCGAGGGTATCGGCCCCGTCACCGCCGGCCCCAACAGATCGGCGACCAACGTCTCACAGCGGCCCCGCCGACTTTTACCGTCTCGCTCCACGGCTGTCGGCCTCATCCATGATATCTATAAATCCTTCCCAACGGCCCACAAAATAAACATGATTTTCCCCCAAAATAACCTTACTTTCTTACTGAGGCAatcatgaagaagacgatCGATTATTACGAAGCTGAACCGACGGTGAAGGAAGCGCTAGGGGAGTGCGTTCCTAGCCGACAAGATTCACTTCGCTTTGCCAAGTCTTTGTTTCCTTGTTTGAATTGGCTGCCCAGATACAACTGGCGGTGGCTATTGGGTGACAGTATCGCTGGCTTGACCGTTGGGCTGGTTGTTATTCCTCAAGCCATGGCGTACGCCCTTCTTGCCACACTACCGCCAGATTTTGGGTTGTACACTTCTTTTGCTGGCGCGGCAACGTACTGGTTATTCGGAACATCGAAGGACATTGTCATTGGAGTACGTCAATCACCCAGCGTCTTTACATCTTGGCTAACATTCGGATTGTAGACCACTGCTGTCGGTTCTCTCCTCGTCGGAGAAGTCATCTCACATGTCCACGAATCACGACCAGATACATATACAAGCGCCGAGATCGCCGGAACGTTATCATTCATGACTGGCATTATTCTCTTTGCACTGGGTCTATTTCGTCTTGGATGGCTCGTCGAAGTTATTCCCTACATCCCAGTATCAGCCTTCATTACAGCAGCTAGCATCTCCATCATGTGTACTCAGCTCCCTGTCTTGCTGGGCATCCATGGCGTCAATACACGCGAGGAGCCTTATAAAGTGTTCATATCGACAATGAAGAACTTGGGTGGCACCAAGCTGGACGCTGCTATCGGTATCACTTGTCTTGTCCTACTCGAGCTGGCCAAGTTTGTCTTTGCCAAGTTGGAGGCTCGTCAGCCTGCGCGAAAGAAGATGTGGTCGATCATGTCTTCCCTGCGCCTCACCTTTGCCATGCTACTATATACACTCGTGAGCTTCCTGGTCAATCGCAACTTGAAGGAAGATGAGAGCAAGTTCCGAATTGTGGGACACATCAACCAAGGTAGGTCAATCTCTCAACATCGCCTGCTTCAACCGCTGACCCATCACAGGCTTTGTCCACGCTGGCCTTCCGGATCTAAAACCTGATCTCATTGGCGTTGTTCTCCCTCAAagccccatcatcatcatcatcctcatcgtcgagcatatcgccatcgccaaaaGCTTTGGCAAGAAGCATGGATACGAGGT of Fusarium musae strain F31 chromosome 5, whole genome shotgun sequence contains these proteins:
- a CDS encoding hypothetical protein (EggNog:ENOG41) — encoded protein: MSSSYSFSSLESLSLADRVLFNRFSKGPECPIPYNVAHHAFEAVALAHPDLVAVRHYDGSTITYRELNRRANMLANELIHTFGLRVGDRVVLVYSRCIEMVVFILAVLKAGGQYVPLDGGIVTDDTLGFDIADSDAPVVLCLPKFFDKVIRSIPDDRRNIVNVLDLDSRSDLWRRGNPSHPMVEVGPDDGAYVIYTSGTTGRPKGVDVRHRGVTNTLLAEPSKLGIRPGRNVAQQLNVAFDMCAWEILGTMMNGGTLHIRGSGLEPWTECLQRCDTIIATPSVVQKYMPRIEDFPNVDTIAVGGEPCPLALAEKWAPHVNFWNVCGPTEISMLNTAHLHQPGIPLSIGKPNPNTNVYILDDNENPVPIGQPGVMWAGGPGVSRGYINLPELTATRYKLDKFTNDGNMMFNTGDLAQWLEDGSLLPLGRKDDQVKIQGFRVELDGVSRSIESNPGVIKGCALKIDNALWGFYSSHVPIAETELKQTVGKTQPFYAVPTIWKHLPVLELTPNGKIDKRALYKIAEGSDNVQQAVVKVRPETVWPSHERLLSIGSSSDGTLFEGEKNGIMRDLEKDPKGVIEDHEEVETEEYALPDKNGFHGWRWLRHTAFSAYRKLFGLIFLSNLTVLIFLLWESRNNNFFPSPSKVATAVASNLLCAVLVRQDYVVNAIFFVCSRVPTSFPLSIRRHFARVYHNGGVHSGCAVSATAWWFMYTISTSRDFLLETYQPPIKCVVLALTYVILLLLCFILAMAYPSVRMKMHDQFEWAHRFVGWFSVALVWAHVITSTAATATEPLGDALAKNPTIYLLSLITLSIALPWARLRRVNVRPEPLSNHAVRLHFDFCTPGPCTSRGVRITDRPMIEWHAFAAIPEPSGKGFSIIVSKAGDWTKRIIEKPPTSIWTRGTPASGVLAVAPLFKKVVLVATGSGIGPCMPVIMERRVPCHVVWSTKNPLSTYGQEILDTILAMDSEAIIWDTDKKGRPDMVKLAYQAYKESGAECVCIISNRSTTAKVVYQLESRGIPAYGPILDS